The following proteins come from a genomic window of Dreissena polymorpha isolate Duluth1 chromosome 1, UMN_Dpol_1.0, whole genome shotgun sequence:
- the LOC127869084 gene encoding RNA exonuclease 4-like, whose protein sequence is MNMSKKITQHKKKFDGDTKAPIQGLSAKGHVVKQKKKTKKSKPSTSIITSIKALKSNTISEDICKVLRPELIGFTKGAISGLNTVKYNTSETSNKNQQTVNHDTNVTSKLEKKRKKKVKRKINNGHSSFKTGSGNLTESTIQKIQTSNFDNMNGNTCKSTASGHSIPDSNKLSEDHRNSKKLKNLKWKKKQSNKKRKRLEARKTHSVETDMSKSGDRAVALVDKKEAPVSLVDKKGAPVSLVDKKGAPVIEFKKKNSIEAATANWKKLQETLRESSGSLAGKKRKIPDHALRNPKYRKKEPKEVAAEKKDQAEKEPEIWFDDVDEILLDRKAAFPVPTITAPVHDENLPSSKQPTPKNPLVKAEAYKGLTKAVGMDCEMVGVGDGTDSMLARVSIVNQYGEPVYDAYVRPKEKVVDYRTHVSGIRPQDLKNGEPFEEVQKDVSEILKGRLLVGHAIMNDLRVLYLSHPKKKIRDTSRFKKFRQLTGGKTPSLKKLSEKVLAVKVQEGEHNSIQDAQAAMRLYTMYRKEWEAEVKGKRRRGKLTKQAT, encoded by the exons ATGAACATGAGCAAGAAAATTACACAGCACAAAAAGAAGTTTGATGGAGATACTAAAGCTCCTATTCAGGGTTTATCAGCAAAAGGTCATgttgttaaacaaaagaaaaaaacgaAAAAGTCAAAACCAAGCACAAGTATTATTACGAGTATCAAAGCTCTGAAAAGTAATACAATTTCTGAAGATATATGTAAGGTATTGAGGCCAGAGCTTATAGGATTTACTAAAGGTGCAATAAGTGGGCTTAATACGGTCAAATATAATACGAGTGAAACAAGTAACAAGAACCAACAAACTGTAAATCATGATACAAACGTTACCAGTAAGttggaaaagaaaagaaaaaagaaagttaAAAGGAAAATAAACAATGGACATAGTTCTTTTAAAACAGGGTCTGGGAATCTTACTGAAAGCACAATTCAGAAAATTCAAACAAGCAATTTTGACAATATGAATGGCAATACATGTAAATCAACAGCTTCTGGACATTCTATACCAGATAGTAACAAGCTCAGTGAAGACCATCGTAATtcaaaaaaactgaaaaatttaAAGTGGAAGAAAAAACAGAGCAATAAAAAGAGGAAAAGGCTTGAGGCAAGGAAGACACATTCTGTAGAAACTGACATGTCTAAATCAGGCGACAGAGCAGTAGCATTAGTGGATAAAAAGGAAGCTCCAGTGTCGTTAGTGGATAAAAAAGGAGCTCCAGTGTCGTTAGTGGATAAAAAAGGGGCTCCAGTCATTGAATTTAAGAAGAAAAACTCAATTGAAGCTGCAACAGCAAACTGGAAAAAGCTTCAAGAA ACATTGAGAGAGAGCTCTGGTTCACTGGCTGGTAAGAAGAGGAAGATTCCTGACCATGCCCTAAGGAACCCAAAGTACAGAAAAAAGGAACCAAAAGAAGTTGCTGCAGAAAAGAAAGATCAAGCAGAAAA GGAACCAGAGATCTGgtttgatgatgttgatgagaTCCTTCTGGACCGGAAAGCAGCTTTTCCCGTACCAACAATTACAGCACCTGTTCATGACGAGAACCTACCATCATCTAAACAACCAACGCCAAAGAACCCTCTTGTTAAAGCAGAAGCCTACAAAGG GCTCACTAAGGCTGTGGGGATGGACTGTGAGATGGTGGGGGTAGGGGACGGCACGGACAGCATGCTAGCCCGCGTCTCCATCGTGAACCAGTATGGGGAACCAGTGTATGATGCGTACGTCAGGCCCAAGGAGAAAGTCGTGGATTACCGGACACACGTCAGTGGCATCCGGCCACAGGATCTGAAAAATG GCGAACCGTTTGAAGAGGTTCAGAAGGATGTGTCAGAAATACTGAAAGGCAGACTGCTGGTCGGACATGCAATCATGAATGACTTAAGG GTTCTATATCTGAGTCATCCTAAGAAGAAGATAAGAGACACATCGCGCTTCAAGAAGTTCCGTCAACTGACTGGCGGCAAAACTCCCTCGCTGAAGAAACTCTCTGAAAAAGTGTTGGCTGTGAAGGTCCAGGAAGGGGAACATAACTCT ATCCAGGATGCCCAAGCTGCCATGCGGCTGTACACGATGTACAGGAAGGAGTGGGAGGCAGAGGTGAAGGGCAAGAGAAGACGAGGAAAACTCACAAAACAGGCCACATGA